ACATCCaaattcgaaaatttaaagAACCCACAAACGGGCTTAAAAAATGAACGAAAAATCGACATGGGTCATTCTTGAAACTCCAAAGAAAGTAGAATTATATTAACAAGGCTGTCCCAAATCAGGATATAAATCAGAAAAAAGCTTATGATTAATGATTATTACCTCGAATAACAAAAATCATTATACACCCTTATCCTATGATGGCTGAGAATAAAGTAAACGCAGTTGTTCGTGCACGTGTGGTAATTATTCGCACGTGCGGAGTGTATGCAAGAAATCATCGGCGAGTGGCTACTGCGCCTCTTCAGCAACTCTGTTCCATTTGGGTTTCTCTTATTCAAACTTTATGCTTGTCAGGCGACGCGCGTCCCCTGTCGCTGTTATCTTAAAaggaaatatttcatatttttttaggagaataatgataaaaaatataaaattattaagttTATGGACGTGTTTCTAAATATAACACTAAATTTTGAACCCAAttctaaaatcatataaagcagtAGAGATTTTTAAACTAGCACATGACCCATTATAATTTGGTTAAAATAACCACCTAAATTATATATGTGCCAAACAAGTAATTAATTATAACCACAATTGTTGCTTCTCTCCatcattaataataaatttatagaatcacaaacatatatgtattagttaatcaaattatatgtttaaatattttttgggctGTAGATTTGACGTGGATGCAACATTTTTCTTGGAAAATTTACTCTTAGTCACTTGCTAAAACTTACATGatttaaggtttttttttaaaaaaaattatatctacGCTTATGTACTAGAATCCCTGGTGTGTGGGTATTTTTCCTTACCAACTTTTTCTCGCTCCAATAGCAGTAGGACATCACCACCCATATTATATCAAACTTTGGGCTCTAGGGACATCTAGCACTAGCAGatgtaaattaatttaacaGATAAAAGGAATGGCAAAAGATCGAGACTTTTTAGCAGATGTAAATTAACTaggataataaaaaatattcaaagaaAATAACCCAAAATGACAatattggtttaaaatttcaaagCGCGAGAATTTCAAAACCCAACATCTACTTTTAAACAATGGCATTGGCAGCACTGGCAATTCGAGCCCACAGGTCCGCACATTTCTTTCCGATTGGGTCAGTGATAGCAGTCCCTGCAAAAGGAGATACAGGTTATAGAAGAAAGTTTTACCTGCTATTCAGCAATGCAGATAAACTAGGAATGCATGGCTCATGCAAAGCTACACACAAATCAAATTTTATCCAACTTCAAGTAGAGTTTGGATTTAACGTCTCAACCCAAGTTAACTCTATCaagagataattttttttttcatttttaaaagcTTATCTAAGTAACAAGTTTACAAGTGTAAATAACATATTTAGTACTTGATTTTGTAGAAATTAAAGGATCTTTAGATAAATTGTGCAGCTTGagttatttaaaatttgttgactCAGAGCTTGAGCTAAAAATTCTTACTCAACCAGATCAAATAGGGGCTACTTGAAGGACTACCTTTCATTTCGCCTATGGGATTAACAATGAGACCCCCCTACACTGCATTATGTGcatatataatcataaaaaagtattatttgcaaaaacaaataagcATTATGAACCCATACAAAACCAATTTGTTGTAGCACACAGATCAATTAAAAATAGATTCAAGGTACAGAAAATAAGGATAGCGCATGTATACACTGAAGCACCGAACTATCTAAGAATAACGAGTCTGCGCAGTTGTTGGCAAAATAATATAGCAACAAGCCCATTATACCTCCAAAGGAGGGAAAAAATATAtgccaattattattattacaactaTAATACTATTGGGTCATCAGAACATCCGCCATTAAATGCTCAAAAATCAAGAATGAAAAATGAGTTGGGACACCTTTCATGGTCAAATTTCTAGTATCTAGCTTCCTGGTACAAAAAAAATACCTTATAATCTGACCATGCTTTCCGTTTTCTAAAGAAACAACGGCTTGGAAGCATTTTTTATTCAACGAACATCCATCAGAGATCAAAGAGCATCAAATTGAAGGTATCCTAGGGAGAAAGGAAACGAATAGGATTATAGGCCTGAGAAAGACCTTTCATGGAAAACTGAAACGTTCAGGTTAGGGAAGAAAAATTATGAGAGATGACAACAGCTCCATCTGCCACCGGAACGACAGGAAACATTATCTACATAACAACTTAATGGCTGCCATTGGCAATAAAACAGACAGGATAAATATCAAGAAGATGGCATTAGAAGATCACGTATGTATATAATTACATATATAGAAATTGGTTCGTGTATTTCCAATCACATGAATATCAAAATATAGTATTCCAAGAACCAATCGCTTATACCCATCTCGTATCCATACAAGCTATCCAATCGACCTTCTTCTAAGAATAACCGAATACCCATAATTTAACTAATGATAAAGCTGCACACAAACGATTTACGAATCAAAGGTAACTCGAACCTTCAAAGTACATAAAGACGCCATCTTTTAGGCGCCACGGCTTGCGTTGGCGGACAATAACTGCAGGCATCACCTTCTTCAGGAGATCCGGCTTACCCTTCTTGACCGTAGCCGTAACCATATCACCGACGCAAGCAGAGGGGAGCCTGTTGAGACGGCCCTTGATCCCCTTCACGGAAATGATGTAGAGATTCTTGGCCCCGGTGTTGTCAGCGCAGTTAACCGTCGCTGCCACGGGCAGACCAAGTGACATCCTGAACTTGTTACCCGCTGGACATTATTATATTTCAGGATAAAATCGAAAACTACAGAGATTCACTACGGCTCTAGATAGGCGGAATCGTACCTCGCTTCTCTGATATCGGCCCTCTCCGGGAAAGAAGAAGGAAGCATTAGGCCCAAATTCATGGCTATCAAATTTCGCATTAGATAATTAATTACTTTACATGTGgatttagaaaaaataaaatagagccCAACCCGGTTTTCGAATTGACGGATTATATCAGATTGGTATTGGGCCGTCTCGCTGAGCCCATTCATTATATATGGCCACGgtcatttaatatattattattttatataaataaatagaaagTGAAATCCATTCGTTAACAAAGAAAGAAGGCATCCGTGCCCTAATTTTCTATTCTGTCTTCAAAGTTCAACACATACGAAACATCTGCTCAGCAGaagaaaacacaagaatttgCGTAACTAAAGTTGGGTGATTAGTGGACGGCTTCATTCGCGATTTCAGGTTGTTTTAGTGTGCTGTATGAATTATTCGGTGTTGCATGCGTGTTTTCTTTGGCTGTAGTTCTTTATgcatcttttttattttgttttcagcATTATTATTTAGTTAATGAGAGGGTTCTTCGATTAAGCCTTTTTTTGCAGTTTTGTCCCTAGTTTTTTTCCTGCAATTACGTGGTATTGGGTTTTCTATTGGAATTGGGGAACTTTGGTTATATTGCTATGTCATTATCTCATGGGAAAGCCATATTATACACTTGAAATTCGAATATTACACGTGTAGTGTTCGGAAAATACCGAATTTCATTGGATTCTGATTTACGATAGAGATTTTTTGCTTCCATGGAAATATTAGCATAGTATTTAGGCACGAATCATTGGATATATTTCGTGGTATTTGGGATTGATACGGACGAAAGAAACAACCCCAGACCATGGTGTAGTGAACTTAATACTAGCTATTTACTTACGCTTTTGTGAATTTTCTGCTACTATCAACTGAATAATTTCAGGATTGTGTCGGTGCTGTCATGTTTTCAATATTTCTTGCCTGAATGTTTTCCCCTTTATATGTAATTCCTTTGTATTTATCTACTTCTTGGTAGGCTATTGGTTTCTACTATGGGAGACAGCGAGTTTGTGGTGGCACGGACATCTGCTGTTACTGGTTATTCTTCTATAGATAACCATGATCTGAGTGAAACCACTTCTGCACCGGATGCTGATACTTCCACTGTTCAAACTactgaaaatgtgaatgttccAGAGAATCTGCCTTATTCGGAAGGCATACTTGATTCATCCATCCTTCCAAATGAAGCTCGTGGTTCCAATTTCGATGTTGGTAATGCAAAACCTACAGCTTCTAAAACTTTTGAGCAGCAAGTCGTTAATTTAATGGCCTTTGATGCTAATTAACGTTTTTTTGGTTTTGCAAATTCTTTATAGACTCAACTCAAGCTACTGGCTATGGTTCTTCTGTTAATGGTGTTAATGGAGCAGAGGACGCGACAAAAGCTAATGTCATGGAAAACGGGATCACCTCAAATGCTGGTATTGGATCTGCTTTGTTGAATCAACCTCTAGGTGGTTCTGGTGTCCATTCTGCTTTTTAGACCCTTGTCGATCCTATCTTTTTCATTTTGATCGATTGACTCACATGGGGTTTTTGGCTCCTGGTTGTAAATAACACTGAGGAAGTAGTATATGACTATATGGATTCCCTCACGCTTTCTCACCTTTGCTGAAATTTAAATCACAGCTTTGAAAGACACCATATACTTGTCAGGTCGCACATTGCATGTCCTTTGAAACAACATtggaagttaaaaaattttaataggcTTATATAttctccatttttttaaaaataaagcacATTTAACCCCTTTGTTAAAACAATTCAAGCACATTTATCCCATTTGTAAGGGGTTTTATGCCTGATTTTTCAAAACACAGGGTTATAAaacgtaatatttttttcttacgAGGTTTTTTGCTTTTTGAATTTTTACAGGGGTCTTGATGCAATTTGTCTTTGATTTCTGTGTAGATACCAATGATTGCATTAAGGATAAGCATTGATAAAATGGAAATATCACTTTCATTCACTAATTATAGTAGAATGAAAAGATTGAACTGCATCAGTCATTGAACTTATACTGTGGTAGTATCATACAAGAGAAAAACTAATATTGTGATGTATTATGTATTTGTTGTCTTTACTGAATTTTGTTATCACCCCTTATGAGTTATGACATTTTTAACTTAAACCCTATGATAATCAAAACTGATGCTGATTGTTTGTTTTGACAAATTCCATATGATTTTGGAACCTCAGTGGTTTTTTTTCAATTCATGCATGTGGAACAATCATGTTTACTTATGGTAGCGTACTTTATGATTTTCAAACTATTTCCTTATAATGCAGTGTTAGGGTCaagaatattattaaaaaaattctttgtttttctctctCTATTGAATTTGTTGCTTATGATGTTAAAGAATTTATGCCAGGTCTAAGTGCAGAAGAAGAAAGATTGTGGAGCATTGTGAAGGCTAATTCCTTGGACTTTAATGCTTGGACTTCCCTGATTGAAGAGACAGAGAGAGTGGCAGAGGTGTGGCTGATGGACTGGAGtttatgttttcttgatgctCATTTCTTTTCCTTACCTTTGCTACTGATTTGAACAAGAATTGAACTGTAAAATTTTCTCAATGAATATGATGTTTATCTATTGCATGAATGCCTCTTAATAATACTCGATGGgcctctatttttatttttttctacttTTCCAGCTATTTCAAGCAAATTGAACTCTTGCATgtcttcattttaatttttagggAGAGATTTTGAAGATTCAAAAAGTATATGATGCTTTTTTAACGGAATTTCCTCTCTGCTATGGTTACTGGAAGAAGTATGCTGATCATGAGGCACGCCTAATCTCAATGGACAAAGTTGCGGAGGTTTATGAACGAGCTGTTCAAAGCGTAACCTACTCTGTTGACATGTGGTTGCACTATTGTGTATTTGCAGTCGGCACTTATGGAGATCCAGATGCTATCAGAAGGTAATTTCCAGGATCAGTTTACTCACGTTTAGCTTGTGTGGTTATCCATGATTCCTTGATGTTTCGTTGTTGAAGTGACCATTTATTGCTTTCTAACGTGGTTTCAGCCTGTACGCAACAGCCATTTTTGAAGTGTAAGGTTTAAAGGTTTGTTGAGAATACACTTCAGATAAACAACTGCTTGTGTTAACCCTTGAATCGGTGGCTACTTTAAGTGCTATCacgatttttttcttttcctcatCACCCCTTCGGTTATACTTCTCATTAGGGCTCTGCTGTAGTAATTTTCTTCTCCGTGAATTTTTGCTGTTTTGTCCATGGCACATGAGGTGCATCAATATACAATTGCTGCCAGGAAGATGGTCCCCAATAAGGCTAAGATGGCCTTCATGACTACTCCCTTGAGTCTTGACGAGCTGTGTAAGATTCTTTTGAGGAAGGTAAATGCAGTGTCATTTGTCCTTAGCTCAGAATTGTCAAGTGCTCTTTGAGTGAATTATCACCCCCGCAACACCATACCTCTTAGATGCTTATGTGGTCGATCATGGATTAACCTGCATCTTTATGGAATAACACAACTTCTTCCTTTCTGTTGGTGTTCCAGGTTATTTGAAAGAGCTTTAGAGTATGTTGGAAGTGATTATTTATGCTTTCCTCTTTGGGACAAATTCATTGAGTATGAAATTTCTCAACAAGATTGGCCTCGTATTGCAACATTATACACACGGGTGTTAGGAGTTCCAAATCAGCAGCTGGATCGCTATTTTGAGGGGTAATATTTTAAACTTCAGGCCTTGCTCTCTTCTCTAAACTCATATTTCTTTAACATCCTCAGTCTCGACTATGTTATCACTTTCATTTTACTCTTGAGTTTTGACCACGTAACATCTTTGTTTTTTTGCTGTTTGTTTGCCCTGATACCATTCTATGGTTAAGAAGTGAGATTTGAAGTAGTATTTGGTGGGTtgtgatttgttgttgtgtAGGTTAGTTTATGATGTGAGGTGTAAGTTTGTTCATTCTTTTGTTTTGTGCTCTAAATTCCTTCCACTGGTTCATTCTAGCCCCTGTAAGCATCTTTTGTACCCACCCGTATTAGTGCCCCTTTCTTTATACCTACCCAGATTGAGAAGAAACAAAGTGGTATGTTTTGTagtcattttttgaaaaatgtcCATACCCTTGTTCCACTTTGGCCAGTTCTTTCCTTTCAATTTTTGCCTTTTCCTCACCCTGGCTAGGAAAAGAAGGCCTTGGGAGTGCCAATGGCATTCCATTTAATTTTAACCAACTGCTTCTTGTGTTTATCTGAAAACAGATTGTTTCTTTGTCAAATAGTTTTACTGGTGATAACACGTTTTTTTCGCATGGACGGTATGCGTTATTACAATCATTCTAATACTTTCTTCATAGCACTGACGATTTTAGCTTGTGATGTTACAGTTTTAAAGAGTTGGTTGCCAATAGGCCTCTATCAGAGTTGAGAACAGCTGAGGAAGCTGCTGCCACAGCTTTTACAAATTCAGAAACTAATAGTGAAGAAAATGAGGGAGAGATACCCACTGGTGCTTTGGAACAGTCTTTTAAGCCTCTTAACGCAAACTTAAAAGATGCCGAGGAGTTGGAGAAGTACATATCCATTAGGGAAGAGATATATAAGAGGgctaaagagtttgattttaagATAATTGGTTTCGAAACAGCTATTAGGAGGCCCTACTTTCATGTACGGCCCCTAAATGCTGCAGAGCTCGAAAACTGGCATGACTATCTTGATTTTGTTGAAGGTGAAGATGAATTCAATAAGGTATACAAGTTTGGttttttcagaatttttttaCTCGCCACGTAGCTTGAGTTGTCCTTTTTATAAATTTACTTACAGTGAAGTAATATCTGCCGTGTCGTGTGCTTTATTGGATAATTTGTTGGAGAAGCATCTCATAAATGGGATGTTGAACTTGATCTAAAGCATGAGCCTTCCTTTGCTATCTGTAAGGCTTAGTACCTCAAACTGCGAGTCAAAATTCTGGATTCATGATACCTTGTATGACAATATGCTTGTGTTAAAATTCCTATGTTATGCATGCAGGTGTGTTCTTATCTTCCTAACCATCTACCTGTCAGGCAAAGAGGGTCCCCCTCCGTATTTGAGGGCCTCCTGCTTCAACGGCTCAATATTAATTGTGCATTTCTCTGTAGTACTTGTTTATTCTTTTCGTTTACGTGACTTTGAATAAGTTGgttttgaattttatctttATGTTCAGATTGTCAAGCTATATGAAAGATGTCTTATAGCATGTGCCAATTATCCTGAATACTGGATACGGTATGTTTTGTGTATGGAAGCTAGTGGCAGTATGGAGCTTGCCGATAATGCCCTTGCTCGTGCTACTCAGGTCTTCGTGAAGGTATGTGGTTCAATAACAGCATATTCatacttaaattttatatatggttAAATCTCCATTTGAGAAAGGCTGGTAGGTTTCATCTCGTGTATTGTTTACATTTATGGTAAAAGGTGACATCAAACTCTTTCAGTTGAAATAGGTAGAAtgtatcagtttattttatgggCTCTTTTGTTTatatgatatttgtttcataGTTACATCTTGTTGGTAAGAGGTAGAAACGATTAAATGTTGTcataaattcaataaatataatGTGATCCATGTGTTGCCCTTGTTTATATGTATAATAACTGCAAAGGTTACCAAGTTGATAGGATTTTGCAGGAATACAGCAGTTTTTGCATTTTAACTTTCTTGCTTCTCTGGCGACAGCTGTGATAAATGTTTGATCATGCTAGAATACTTCATTTATTCAGAGCTCTTAGTATCCTTGCTTGAGATGCGAATAAATGAAATTTGGGCCTCTTGTTTAACTGGTTGAGACATACATTGTTCTTTTTTGGTgacttgtttatttttttcctgAGATGTTCTGAGAAATGTATGACTCCTACTACAagcttatattttattatatacggTTTATAGATGAGCTTTGAAGCAAAACTGCTGTGTTCTTTTGAGTGGGGGGTTGTTTGGTGGATCTCTACCTGATTATTAAATGTAAATCAGATATTAGATGAGAAGGGGGTGTTAGGAGAAAGCAATTACGTGAGGTGGTTGAATTTCTTAAGTAagaaacatattttatttatgtagaCCTCTCATATGAGAATCAACCAAGTCTTCTGCAAAAGCTAGTACCACCGATTCTCGAATACCAGATTACCTAAAGCATCCGCAACAGTACCCCCGTTATCATTCGGTGTAATGGATTGGGAATTCCGGAACAAATATCTGAATTTGTGTATGAAGCTTATTGGAAATTTGGATTTCAAATTGAAAAATCCAAATTGAAACATTCTGGTTCTCTGCTCTTTTTAGTGTCCAAGTTGATGTTCTTATATGCTTTTCTGTTATATGTGTAAAAGATGAGATTAAATTGAACTTTTTCAGGGGTTTGAAAGACACTAGATATGACTGCATTGAGTCGatttgaagaaaatattttgaaaaggtGATCTAAAATAGAAGTTACtaggattttaagtttatgtagTGTCGCCTCTGTTAAGTATTACAATGATGGGAACTTTATTCTTCCTTTATATACGGCTCCATACTATCAACATTACTCATGCTTCAAATTGTCAGATAGGATGGTGTATCTCAAAGAATGTTTTGATGGTGAATCGGTATTTcgtgtttagagaagatagttGCTTGGAAAAAttattccttttctttttcttttgttgcTTAAATCATGTTTTGCCTTAACAGAGGCAACCGGAGATCCATCTGTTTGCTGCACGATTTAGAGAAAAGCGTGGTGACATATCTGGAGCTCGAGCTTCATATCAACTTGTGCACACTGGGATTTCACCTGGACTTCAAGAAGCAATAATTAAGCATGCAAACATGGAGCACCGCCTTGTAAGATTGtgattagtttttttattttttgtataaagCTATATTTGTTTACTTGTAACTCTTTCACAGGGAAACCTAGAAGATGCTTGTTCTTTATATGAGCAGGCAATTGCAATCGAGAAAGGAAAGGAACACTCACTGACTTTACCTTTGTTATTTGCTCAGTACTCACGGTTTATGTTCCTGGtatgttttataatttttaattgttttctgCTAGACTGTTGGATTTCATGTTATGAGATGTCTAGTGCTCGTTTGTAAGAATAAACTTGGGTTGATCTGCTTTAAGTTATGCCGGTTCTTCTGTTTGAGGAATCAGTTATTGGGATTTTTGGATGTGTGCTTTCTTTTATTGACGGCTAAAATTGGGAAACTGGTGTTTCTCTAAGTAACATGTTTTGAGTGTTAACTCAGCTGTTTTTATGACTATCTTAAGCATCCTCTGATTGGGCCTTTGTGTGTGGATTTTATCATTGTttaaagtggtaaactacataTTACGTATTTATTGGTCATGGTCTTGTAAATATGAAAGAAGAAATGCCATTCTTGTTGGCTGTGTGACTCCCCGTATGCATTTATATTTTCTGGAAGGTTTGTGGAAAAGTGGATGAGGCGAGGgaaattcttgatcaagggCTGGAGATTGCGCAATTGTCAAAGCCCCTTTTGGAGGTTCTCCCTTTTTCTGGCTTTCTTTGATTTTGGTCCTTCATTATTTCTCCCCTTATTTTCTCTCCACATTTATCGAACGACTGCATGTACATATGTAAGACACTTGTTTGTCTATTGGTCTCACGTCTTCTCCAGTTTGGAGTTCTCATCTTCTTTCAATGTGGAAATATTGCAGGCAATGATCCACTTAGAATCAATTCAGACACTTCCAAAGCGAATTGATTACTTGGATTCCTTGGTTGATAAATTCATAGTGCCGAATCCCACCAACCCTAGTGTTGCAAGTCTTGGGGAAAGAGAGGAAATGTCGAGCATTTTCTTGGAGGTAATAAATAATTgggaaaattaataaaaaacctgataaaaaatatttcatatttaaacaactcaaaatttcaaaatttcaatcaTATCCCGAATTTCCCCTAACCggattttaaaacaaatatatattaaaaatatggtagttaactgtatatttttttaaaataattacgCATGATATAGTTTTATATGAAACTAAATTTATACAAAAACAATGATTaagttatatttaaaaattaatcaaataaaagtTGGTTCTATCAactaatttttcaagaaaaatataagTTAGATTTATCTACTAAAAATCATTATATATGTTGTACTTTATAAATAGTGGATTGAAATATAATTGATAGTTTATCTGCGAACAATACTTTTTGCAGTTCTTGGATCTTTTTGGAGATGCACAATCCATAAAGAAGGCTGATGATAGACATACAAAACTGTTTTTGCCCCACAAGAGCGTAGCTGAGTCGAAGAAGCGCTATGCAGAGGATTCTTTATTCTCAGACAAAACTAAACTCGCAAAATCACTTGTTTCACCATCTGGCCCTTCAGCAATGGGCACGTATACCAGCACACCGAATCAGTGGGCAGCAGGTTATGGTTTGCAGCCTCAGGCTTGGCCTCAAGCCTCACAAGCTCAGGCACAACAGTGGACTCCTGGCTATCCACAACAGGTGCTTGCTTAATTGTTGAAAATTTCGTCACCAGAAACTGTTTTTACTAAAACTTCGTCATTTTACGTGCTATAATTTTGTGGTCTTTTCTTGAGCAACATCAAAGTTTTGAGAAGCATGGAAAATAACCCGCTGATACCGTGTTTTGGTTTTCTAGGATTCTTACGGTGCTTACGGAACGAGTTACACGCACCCACAAATACCGACATCCCAAAGTGCTGCATATGGAACATATCCTCCTACTTATCCAACACAGGTAGTGAGTGTTGTATTGTACTGTCATTTATATCCTTTTTTCTCTGGCATAGATTCTCTGATGAACaatattttggaaaataatCACACCCCACGTAGAAAGCGATTCCCTTTGGCCTTTTACACGCCTTTCATCACCCACTTTTCCAGTGCTTTTGTCAGTATTTTATTGTCACATTCGTTTCCTGGAAATATCAAACTCCAATCTATTGATTGGTTCAGGCTTATGCGCAGCCGGAAACAAATGTAGCATTGCCTGCAGGCCAACAACCGGCTGCGGCTCCTTCCACGTATTACGGCACTTACTATTGAGGAACAAAGGGTGATATCCGACAAGTTCTACTCTGTTTCTTATTCCATCTCTACGCTTTTTGTTAGATATAGAACCTTGAGTTTTCTGTTTGCACACTGGACGAATATGGTAGGTGTTGTGAAATTGTTGTTGGTGCTACGGCTAGATCACTTGCAAAGATGAATGTATGATGAAGACATGTTAATTGTAATGTGATTTAATGTCGATGAATATCTTATTACCGTATAATTAAGGTACATGACGAGCATCCAATTCTATTAGACACCGCGTGGGATAGAAGGTAAGACATTGATTATTCATCTTTGTTTTGTATAATAAACTATTTTCTTATCTAAACatattgatttatcatatttatatttatattatgtatttttcatGATTATAGTCATATGATTATCATATAGCGGTGTCATCACTGTCATGCCATAGGAACATCTTGTATATTGGATCTAGCTAGCTTTTAACGAATGGTTGAGGAAAATTTTTTGTCAAGTTGAATGGCAGTCTCGTTTTCAGACTTCGAAAgatatattttcatcataatttatatatatcagTTATTTGTACGTGGTATAGTGAGTTTCTTTTATAagttttattgcttaaaaaataaagaaaataatagtGCTTTGGAATAAGCATGAGTAATCAAATGAAATAAAGCAAATCATTCGAGCTAAAATTTATTATTGTTCTTATACTTGGAACGAGCATGAAGAAATTAACATACttctttatctttttttttaataagcttttaatttttttgcataACGTtaatttttcatacaaaattaAAAAGTCTTTTTGGAGATAGAAAAAATTTATGATGACAGTAATTTTTGTTTATCTGGCCTAaacttaatatatagtataaaatttatgatttattttaaacacACGGACACGCAAtggttatttaaatttttgttcccaaatgttaataaatcattttaataatatttttatattttccaaaaatatttgaatctcaTTCTTTCTATCAGGGACCGGGGTTTCCTGTAATTTTATTTGAAGTGGCCGAGTTTTCAGTCCCCCAACcccttaattttattataaaattttatttttaaaaaatattattatttaaataaaaatctaaaatatttttatattaatttatttcataccatttttttattttttaattaaatagtattatcttttaaatttaaataataaattaatttataataaaaaataaggaGGGGCCGAAATTTCAA
This sequence is a window from Primulina huaijiensis isolate GDHJ02 chromosome 13, ASM1229523v2, whole genome shotgun sequence. Protein-coding genes within it:
- the LOC140991768 gene encoding pre-mRNA-processing factor 39-1-like isoform X5, encoding MGDSEFVVARTSAVTGYSSIDNHDLSETTSAPDADTSTVQTTENVNVPENLPYSEGILDSSILPNEARGSNFDVDSTQATGYGSSVNGVNGAEDATKANVMENGITSNAGLSAEEERLWSIVKANSLDFNAWTSLIEETERVAEGEILKIQKVYDAFLTEFPLCYGYWKKYADHEARLISMDKVAEVYERAVQSVTYSVDMWLHYCVFAVGTYGDPDAIRRLFERALEYVGSDYLCFPLWDKFIEYEISQQDWPRIATLYTRVLGVPNQQLDRYFEGFKELVANRPLSELRTAEEAAATAFTNSETNSEENEGEIPTGALEQSFKPLNANLKDAEELEKYISIREEIYKRAKEFDFKIIGFETAIRRPYFHVRPLNAAELENWHDYLDFVEGEDEFNKIVKLYERCLIACANYPEYWIRYVLCMEASGSMELADNALARATQVFVKRQPEIHLFAARFREKRGDISGARASYQLVHTGISPGLQEAIIKHANMEHRLGNLEDACSLYEQAIAIEKGKEHSLTLPLLFAQYSRFMFLVCGKVDEAREILDQGLEIAQLSKPLLEAMIHLESIQTLPKRIDYLDSLVDKFIVPNPTNPSVASLGEREEMSSIFLEFLDLFGDAQSIKKADDRHTKLFLPHKSVAESKKRYAEDSLFSDKTKLAKSLVSPSGPSAMGTYTSTPNQWAAGYGLQPQAWPQASQAQAQQWTPGYPQQDSYGAYGTSYTHPQIPTSQSAAYGTYPPTYPTQAYAQPETNVALPAGQQPAAAPSTYYGTYY
- the LOC140991768 gene encoding pre-mRNA-processing factor 39-1-like isoform X1; protein product: MGDSEFVVARTSAVTGYSSIDNHDLSETTSAPDADTSTVQTTENVNVPENLPYSEGILDSSILPNEARGSNFDVDSTQATGYGSSVNGVNGAEDATKANVMENGITSNAGIGSALLNQPLGLSAEEERLWSIVKANSLDFNAWTSLIEETERVAEGEILKIQKVYDAFLTEFPLCYGYWKKYADHEARLISMDKVAEVYERAVQSVTYSVDMWLHYCVFAVGTYGDPDAIRRLFERALEYVGSDYLCFPLWDKFIEYEISQQDWPRIATLYTRVLGVPNQQLDRYFEGFKELVANRPLSELRTAEEAAATAFTNSETNSEENEGEIPTGALEQSFKPLNANLKDAEELEKYISIREEIYKRAKEFDFKIIGFETAIRRPYFHVRPLNAAELENWHDYLDFVEGEDEFNKIVKLYERCLIACANYPEYWIRYVLCMEASGSMELADNALARATQVFVKRQPEIHLFAARFREKRGDISGARASYQLVHTGISPGLQEAIIKHANMEHRLGNLEDACSLYEQAIAIEKGKEHSLTLPLLFAQYSRFMFLVCGKVDEAREILDQGLEIAQLSKPLLEAMIHLESIQTLPKRIDYLDSLVDKFIVPNPTNPSVASLGEREEMSSIFLEFLDLFGDAQSIKKADDRHTKLFLPHKSVAESKKRYAEDSLFSDKTKLAKSLVSPSGPSAMGTYTSTPNQWAAGYGLQPQAWPQASQAQAQQWTPGYPQQDSYGAYGTSYTHPQIPTSQSAAYGTYPPTYPTQAYAQPETNVALPAGQQPAAAPSTYYGTYY